The following proteins are encoded in a genomic region of Peromyscus eremicus chromosome 14, PerEre_H2_v1, whole genome shotgun sequence:
- the Insm2 gene encoding insulinoma-associated protein 2: MPRGFLVKRTKRSGSSYRSRPTEPLFPPPGPRGAAPPSPDEPGRGLSGSPCLAPARDGAEWGAGGGDGPGPSPARPAGPELRRAFLERCLRSPVSAESFPSATAFCSAAPAAATSGEQLVPPRAAVPVSVPAPAPAPQGLQRRGKGALGCVSAAPAAVRKPKAVRRLSFADEVTTSPVLGLKIKEEEPGAPARALGGVRTPLGEFICQLCKQQYADPFALAQHRCSRIVRVEYRCPECDKVFSCPANLASHRRWHKPRPAPSCAASKPPSAPLTPPDPSLAAGKENGRVPRTDDQHPQARDSSGAGQHRDSATLPGLQALVHPEAARSQVPYSEVMLGRRGPGPGGASAGATSEVFVCPYCHKKFRRQAYLRKHLGTHEAGPARAPAPGFGSERTAPLAFACPLCGAHFPSADIREKHRLWHAVREELLLPALVGAPSEAGPGGASDGSTQQIFSCKYCPSTFFSSPGLTRHINKCHPSESRQVLLLQMPLRPGC; the protein is encoded by the coding sequence ATGCCGAGGGGCTTCCTGGTGAAGCGAACCAAGCGCTCGGGCAGCTCCTACCGCTCGCGCCCGACCGAACCGCTTTTCCCGCCCCCGGGTCCCCGCGGTGCTGCGCCGCCCTCGCCCGACGAGCCCGGCCGGGGACTGTCGGGGTCCCCCTGCCTCGCGCCCGCGCGGGACGGCGCCGAGTGGGGCGCGGGTGGCGGAGACGGCCCGGGACCCAGCCCCGCGAGGCCGGCGGGCCCCGAGCTGCGCCGCGCGTTCCTGGAGCGCTGCCTGCGCTCGCCCGTCTCCGCCGAGTCCTTCCCCAGCGCCACCGCCTTCTGCTCCGCGGCGCCCGCGGCCGCGACCTCGGGGGAGCAGTTGGTGCCGCCTCGGGCCGCCGTCCCCGTCTCCGTCCCCGCGCCCGCGCCCGCCCCGCAGGGTCTCCAGCGCCGCGGCAAGGGCGCCCTGGGCTGCGTGTCAGCGGCGCCCGCGGCCGTCAGGAAGCCTAAGGCGGTGAGGAGGCTGAGCTTCGCCGACGAGGTGACCACGTCCCCGGTGCTCGGTCTAAAGATCAAGGAGGAGGAGCCCGGGGCGCCGGCGCGGGCTCTGGGCGGCGTCCGCACGCCGCTGGGGGAGTTCATCTGCCAGCTGTGCAAGCAGCAGTACGCGGACCCCTTCGCGCTGGCTCAGCACCGCTGCTCCCGCATCGTGCGCGTCGAGTACCGCTGCCCCGAGTGCGACAAGGTCTTCAGCTGCCCCGCGAACCTCGCCTCCCATCGCCGCTGGCACAAGCCACGTCCCGCGCCCTCCTGCGCCGCGAGTAAACCTCCCTCCGCGCCGTTGACCCCTCCGGACCCTTCCCTGGCGGCGGGCAAGGAGAACGGCCGCGTGCCGCGGACCGACGATCAGCACCCGCAGGCCCGGGACAGCTCCGGGGCCGGTCAGCACCGGGACAGCGCCACTCTCCCAGGCCTGCAGGCGCTGGTGCACCCAGAGGCAGCACGATCGCAGGTCCCCTACTCCGAGGTGATGCTCGGGCGCCGCGGTCCCGGGCCAGGCGGTGCCAGCGCGGGGGCGACATCCGAGGTCTTCGTGTGCCCGTATTGCCACAAAAAGTTCCGTCGCCAAGCCTATCTGCGCAAGCACCTGGGCACCCACGAGGCGGGCCCGGCCCGTGCACCAGCCCCGGGCTTCGGCTCGGAGCGCACAGCCCCGCTCGCCTTTGCGTGCCCGCTTTGCGGGGCGCACTTCCCGTCCGCGGATATCCGAGAGAAGCACCGGCTATGGCACGCTGTCCGCGAGGAGCTGCTACTGCCCGCCTTGGTCGGGGCTCCATCGGAAGCGGGCCCCGGAGGGGCGTCCGACGGTAGCACTCAGCAGATTTTCTCATGCAAGTACTGCCCATCCACTTTTTTTAGCTCCCCGGGCCTGACCCGGCACATCAATAAGTGCCACCCCTCAGAAAGCCGGCAAGTGCTGCTGTTGCAGATGCCACTGCGGCCTGGCTGCTGA